The sequence gctgctactactaagtGCCATAGTAGGCGAGTTCATCAGCCTCGCTCCAAAATACCGAAGTAACTATAGCAATCTCCATAAGTTAATTGTAGCACTTCAGTGGATGAAGCACCACCATACTGTCTGTCTGACAACGGAAATTCGTCTACAGCTTCTTCATGCTTGGCTGCTGCTGAAGAGCAGGGTCATCGATAGCACACTTGTCCAGCTGCAGATCAGCCTCATCCAGTGCCTGGAAATCAAGCTCCCAGAATCTCTCAGGCCtgttggcgatgtccatcagataGGGATCACTAGCATGGCTACCGAAAGCTTGTTGGCTAGTGCCACTGCAAGAGCTTTGCAGGGCTGCCGAAGCATCAACGCCCCATATTTGCTCATCGTCAGCGGCCATCATGCTGCCTGCCGTCCCTAGCATGGTGCCTGAAAGCAGCCCCATGTTGTCAGGCAATGGACTGAGGCAGTCGCCTTCGGAGGAGGTAGCGTCCAGTCCTGGACACAGCACATTCTTTCCCTTGAACCTGCCGATTGTGGGATCTCGAGCAAGAGGGCCAGAAGCTGGAGGCATCTCCTGTAGCTCAGCTCCACTGCCGAGGTCAAGTTCCTCTTGTGTGTCGAACCCCTGAATCAGTTCTCCAATATCATCTGTTGCCTCGGTGCCTTCAAGCCCGGTGTTTTCTGAATCCATGCCGAAGTTGAGgtcatcatcttccaaaagaaagttcTGAAGCTCCGTGATGTCGTCATGCACGCTTGTAGTTGTAGCCATGGGGGAACTCACAGCGAAATACGAACCATTCTCTCCGGCGTGCTGTGAGCTGGATTCACCTGACTCTACGCTGCCATGAGGAACATGTTTGAGAAACTTTCTTTTCACCCTGGTGGAGTCGATCTCCTTCTTCTCCCTGTGCAGCTTCAGCTTCCTCACGAAACTCGGGTTCTGAAGGAGCTTGGCCAGGAAAGAGACCATCTGCCTCTGCCGGTCCTCTGCAGATTCCAGCCTGTGATTCAGCGTGCTCATTTGCTCAATTGTCTGGCGGTGTTCCTGTTTCAACCTTGCTACTTCTTCAAGCAGCGCGTTCTTCTCTCTCCTCAGCGTGTGGAGCTCAGGGTCCAAGCTGGACTCTCCAGAAGAAGAGCCAGGCTGAACGCTGCTTTGTTTTGTTGGGGAGGACCTGCGCCTGACAATCCTCTTCAATAGATGCTTGCTATCTCGCAGGAAATCTTCGTGAGCAAACTCCCATCTGTCAGCATGAACCTTGCGGAAACCCTGAGTACATTAAACAAGGTAGACAGAGTTATAACTACCAGAAAACAACAAAACAGATCCAATTTTTTTTCTTAAAGAAAACAATTAGCTACGCTAGAACTGTTCAAACGAATGTAAACATGCGATGAATTCCATTTGATGCAGTAATAAGCTAAAGCCTCATTCATAATGAGATCTCCACCTAAACCTACACCAAGTAACTAGCTACCAATTATCACTACCCAAGAACTAAACATCTATCAAGAATCAGCACTAAGATCTCCCAACCTCATCATTGACAATCAGGAAACTAATTTCAGAGTATCGAAGCAAGAGGCACATGCTTCAAGAAAGTACAGCAAACATGGAGAAAAGGTAAGCTGTAAGAGGTAGACGAGCACTATGCCAATCGCCCAATCCTGGGAAGACTGGGGCAGAGTGTTTAGCCGAAAATGCATAGCCACACAATGCAGCAAACAACCAACAAAACATTATGCAGCA is a genomic window of Zea mays cultivar B73 chromosome 5, Zm-B73-REFERENCE-NAM-5.0, whole genome shotgun sequence containing:
- the LOC100281577 gene encoding Heat stress transcription factor A-3; the encoded protein is MHRARPTAHANDPDAPYAAAVAMLLEPKLEDEELPLQQLASPGPFVSLDQLMPAVAVPAEPRPLEALLQGPQLPPFLSKTYDLVNEPALDGVISWGAAGNSFVVWDPSTFARDVLPHNFKHNNFSSFVRQLNTYGFRKVHADRWEFAHEDFLRDSKHLLKRIVRRRSSPTKQSSVQPGSSSGESSLDPELHTLRREKNALLEEVARLKQEHRQTIEQMSTLNHRLESAEDRQRQMVSFLAKLLQNPSFVRKLKLHREKKEIDSTRVKRKFLKHVPHGSVESGESSSQHAGENGSYFAVSSPMATTTSVHDDITELQNFLLEDDDLNFGMDSENTGLEGTEATDDIGELIQGFDTQEELDLGSGAELQEMPPASGPLARDPTIGRFKGKNVLCPGLDATSSEGDCLSPLPDNMGLLSGTMLGTAGSMMAADDEQIWGVDASAALQSSCSGTSQQAFGSHASDPYLMDIANRPERFWELDFQALDEADLQLDKCAIDDPALQQQPSMKKL